The Cydia splendana chromosome 8, ilCydSple1.2, whole genome shotgun sequence genome contains a region encoding:
- the LOC134792770 gene encoding polycomb group protein Pc — translation MHKMGLGDSVYAAERIMKKRIKKGKVEYYVKWKGWKPKHNTWEPEENILDPRLIQSFERGEDSKRPGRERKREREHSPERARSGSDERGPLPGKRKAQVLSQESGKIGVTITMSPQRNRAPPPVQPPPAAPAGGAAAPASPAAEAAAPKTGQRRVPHSPEEADAHTPPERERRTQTQPEAKAPAEPKGARPPPPAPQEDEDSWSEPPVVAAPAPQPRRGAAFWLARSPVADQIFITDVTVNLQTVTIRECRTERGFFRARESRPLDVT, via the coding sequence GGCAAGGTGGAATACTACGTGAAATGGAAAGGCTGGAAACCGAAGCACAACACCTGGGAGCCGGAGGAGAACATTTTAGATCCAAGGCTGATCCAAAGCTTCGAGAGGGGAGAGGATTCAAAGAGGCCAGGGAGGGAGAGGAAACGCGAGCGCGAACACTCACCCGAGAGAGCCCGAAGCGGGTCCGACGAGAGGGGACCGCTGCCTGGCAAGCGCAAGGCTCAGGTCCTATCGCAAGAGTCGGGAAAGATTGGAGTGACTATCACTATGAGCCCACAAAGGAATCGCGCGCCACCGCCAGTGCAGCCTCCGCCAGCCGCGCCGGCCGGAGGCGCTGCCGCCCCCGCTTCACCCGCTGCCGAAGCGGCCGCCCCCAAAACAGGCCAGCGACGAGTACCCCATTCACCCGAAGAAGCCGACGCTCACACGCCTCCTGAACGCGAAAGGCGCACACAGACGCAGCCTGAGGCGAAAGCCCCCGCCGAGCCTAAAGGCGCACGACCACCTCCTCCCGCACCTCAAGAAGACGAGGATTCCTGGAGCGAACCTCCTGTGGTTGCAGCACCGGCCCCCCAGCCGCGCCGCGGCGCGGCCTTTTGGTTGGCGCGATCTCCTGTAGCAGACCAGATCTTCATCACCGACGTCACGGTCAACCTTCAAACCGTCACGATCCGCGAGTGCCGCACGGAGCGCGGGTTTTTTCGTGCCCGAGAATCTCGCCCCCTCGACGTCACGTAG
- the LOC134792765 gene encoding alpha-L-fucosidase produces MKCVLLFFLLPLISAEIRNENYFNVENFDVSRRYRPNWDDLDTRPLPRWYDEAKIGIFLHWGVFSVPSFGSEWFWSNWQGKNDNYTNFMKKNYPPNFTYQEFAPMFTAEFFDPEEWATLFSKAGANYIVLTSKHHEGFTLFPSKRSYSWNAVDVGPHRDLVGDLAKSVRDAGIKFGIYHSLYEWYNPIYLEDRKTNFTTRTYVINKLWPDLKQLINDYHPSVLWVDGDWEAYDRYWHSQEFLAWLYNDSPVADEIVTNDRWGIGCYGKHGDFYNYADRYNPGKLLAHKWENAFTVDSKSWGYRRNVKLSEVLSFDDLLYQVVSSVSCGGNALINVGPTKEGTIAPIYQERLLSLGAWLDINGEAIYASSPWLHQNDSANTDVWYTCRRAEYNVQSPTSKPLMTDSLTAIYAIVLKWPQESVLVVKDITMTLHSGNYKIQMLGNPDIKIEWMIKDGRALILLPNKAVVKSTNAWVLKFTLK; encoded by the exons ATGAAATGTGTGCTGCTGTTTTTTCTGCTCCCTCTTATAAGTGCAGAAATTCGTAATGAAAATTACTTCAATGTGGAAAACTTCGATGTGTCGCGACGTTACCGTCCAAACTGGGATGATTTGGATACTCGGCCTCTGCCCCGGTGGTACGACGAGGCCAAGATAGGTATTTTCCTGCACTGGGGTGTGTTTTCTGTTCCGAGTTTCGGTTCTGAATGGTTTTGGAGCAATTGGCAAG GGAAAAATGATAACTACACAAACTTCATGAAGAAGAACTACCCGCCAAACTTCACTTACCAGGAGTTTGCTCCGATGTTCACCGCTGAGTTCTTTGACCCGGAAGAGTGGGCTACCCTGTTCTCTAAAGCTGGAGCCAA TTATATAGTCCTCACAAGCAAACACCACGAAGGCTTCACTCTGTTCCCATCGAAGCGTTCATACAGCTGGAACGCTGTCGACGTCGGTCCGCATCGCGATTTGGTCGGCGACTTAGCTAAAAGCGTGCGCGATGCAG GAATCAAGTTCGGCATCTACCATTCCCTCTACGAGTGGTACAACCCCATCTACCTAGAAGACAGGAAAACAAACTTCACCACACGAACTTATGTCATCAACAAACTATGGCCAGACTTGAAACAGCTGATCAACGACTACCACCCCTCAGTTCTCTGGGTTGATGGGGACTGGGAGGCCTATGACCGTTACTGGCATTCGCAGGAGTTCCTAGCTTGGCTGTACAATGACAGTCCGGTTGCTGATGAGATTGTGACTAACGATAGATGGGGGATCGGCTGCTATGGCAAACATGGAGATTTTTATAATTATGCTGACAGATATAACCCAG GTAAACTCTTGGCCCACAAATGGGAGAACGCGTTCACGGTGGACTCCAAGTCGTGGGGCTACAGGAGGAACGTCAAGCTGAGCGAGGTGCTCAGCTTCGACGACTTGTTGTACCAGGTCGTGTCGTCCGTCAGTTGTGGAG GTAACGCCCTAATCAACGTCGGCCCCACCAAAGAAGGCACAATCGCCCCAATCTACCAAGAACGCCTCCTGTCCCTAGGTGCCTGGCTCGACATCAACGGCGAAGCCATCTACGCCTCCTCACCCTGGCTTCACCAGAACGACTCCGCCAATACCGACGTCTGGTACACTTGCCGCAGAGCCGAATACAATGTACAGTCACCCACATCGAAGCCTTTGATGACTGATAGTTTGACAGCTATCTATGCGATAGTGCTGAAATGGCCGCAAGAGAGCGTACTGGTGGTTAAGGATATAACGATGACGCTACATAGTGGAAATTATAAGATTCAGATGTTGGGTAACCCGGATATTAAAATAGAG tggatGATAAAAGATGGGCGAGCTTTGATCTTGTTGCCGAATAAAGCTGTGGTCAAGTCTACCAATGCATGGGTGCTGAaatttactt
- the LOC134792768 gene encoding uncharacterized protein LOC134792768, whose translation MEWSKEKTLKLIELLQVNASLWNPSLCDTRRDKQKRKEELRGISAILGISVSDSTKKIQHLRTQYNREAAREARANEEDPEDRFLSNWYAFEYLHFMKDSSKPYRILQLDTHSEVNSSLPSNSDGYIETLQNKLENHSPPHKVPRTDNLHLIKPELAYSSPPQSRDEFSVFGEYIANELRSLKGEKNLLVLKKKIQDAIFEVKMGMIHEPKTEESACTVYVTSQPQNVAPIHSKLYTTPVMTTTAHIDPLTSQTPTSGISEIIINGACHYSNFKVDSQ comes from the exons ATGGAGTGGTCAAAAGAGAAGACTTTGAAGTTAATCGAGTTGTTGCAAGTTAATGCTAGCCTATGGAACCCTTCTTTGTGTGATACGCGAAGGGATAAACAGAAAAGAAAGGAAGAATTGCGTGGGATTTCCGCAATACTAGGTATTTCTGTGTCGGACAGTACGAAGAAAATACAGCATTTGCGTACGCAATATAACCGGGAAGCCGCTAGGGAGGCCAGGGCTAACGAGGAGGACCCTGAAGACAGATTTTTGAGTAACTGGTACGCGTTTGAATACTTGCACTTCATGAAGGATTCAAGTAAACCTTACAGGATTTTGCAACTG GACACCCATTCAGAAGTCAACAGTAGTCTTCCCTCAAACTCGGATGGCTATATTGAAACACTCCAAAATAAACTAGAAAACCATTCTCCGCCCCACAAAGTTCCACGGACAGACAACTTGCACTTAATCAAACCTGAGCTGGCGTACTCATCTCCGCCGCAGTCAAGAGATGAGTTCTCAGTGTTCGGAGAATACATCGCTAATGAGTTAAGGTCCTTGAAAGGCGAGAAGAACTTACTTGTGCTAAAGAAGAAGATACAGGATGCTATATTTGAAGTTAAAATGGGGATGATCCATGAGCCAAAGACAGAAGAGAGTGCATGCACAGTGTATGTGACCAGTCAACCACAGAATGTTGCACCCATACATAGCAAGCTTTACACTACACCGGTAATGACAACAACGGCCCACATAGACCCGCTCACATCGCAAACACCCACTTCTGGTATCAGTGAGATAATCATTAATGGGGCTTGCCATTATTCCAACTTTAAGGTGGACAGCCAATAG